TGCATCTTTATCATCTTTTGCAAGGAAGTGTGCTACTCCACTTTTTGTATTGTGCACTAATCCGCCACCAAGTTCTTCATGGCCTACTTGTTCTCCTGTTACTGATTTTACGACTTCCGGGCCTGTAATATAGGTAGTAGCCTTTTCTGTCATTATGATAAAATCCATGATTGCTGGTGAATATACTGCACCACCAGCTGTTGGGCCCATCATAATTGTAATTTGTGGAATTACACCAGATGTTTTTGTATTTCTTCTGAATATTTCTCCGTATCCGTACAAAGAATCTATGCCTTCTTGTATTCTTGCACCGCCTGAATCATTCATACCTATGATTGGTATACCTAATTTCATGGCAAGATCCTGCATTTTTGTGGTTTTAAGAGCATACATTTCTCCAAGCGATCCTCCGACTACAGTAAAATCCTGAGCAAATAGTGCAATTCTTCGTCCATTTACATACCCTGTGCCAGTCACAATACCATCTGCGGGTATACTTTTTTTGTCTAAACCAAAGTAGGTAGAACGCGTTTTGACAAAAAGATCAAATTCTTGGAAAGTACCTGAATCAACTAATAACTCAATTCTTTCTCTTGCTGTAAGTTTTCCTCTTGCGTGTTGTTTTTCTGTCGCCTTTTCTCCCCCACCCTTTTTTAGAGCGGCTTTTTTTTCTTCCAAGTTAATAATTAATCCGTTTTTCTTCATTTTAGTCTCCTTTATTGTTAAGAGTTATAAAAGATTTTATAATATACTATTAATATAATTTGAGTCAAGTAAAAATTATGCGAAAACTCAGAAATTTAACACAGTCCCTTGAACAATTTTTTTTTGTTCCACTCGCCGTTTCTAGAATGAGTTCCCCTAAGTCAGTAACTCCCAATACTTTCCCGTAAGTAACGCTTTCGCTTTTTACAGTAATGTTTTTGTTCATAAAAATTAGATGGTCTTCATATTCATTTCTAAACGTGGCAAATCCATTTTTGTTGAATACTGGAAGAAGTTTTTCTTCTTCTTCTTTTATTCCTTCAAATATTTTTGTCTTGTTTATATTTTCCAATTCTTTTAAACTAATTGCATACTTCTTGGCTTCAGCAGGAATATCATTCTCAGCATTTATTCCTATACCTACAAATGCAATATTGCGTGATGTTTTTGTAAGTATTCCTGCAATTTTCTTGTTATTTAGATATAGATCATTTGGCCATTTTACTTTAATTTCCGGGTCATATTTTTTAAGAACTCGCAGAATAGGTATCGACATAAAAAGGGATAAACCTAAAATTCTTTCAGTGTAAAACACTTCCGTGAACCATAATCCTCCCTCTGGAGAAAGCCATTTCCTACTTCTCTGTCCATGCCCGGATGTTTGTGATTCAGCTAAAACGATAAATGGTGGTTCCAGTATTGAGAGCAATTGTTTTGCAGCAGTCATCGTGCTGCCGACTTTTTTTAAATAAATAACAGTTTTAAACATCAGAGCGTTACAATAAATACAAATATGATTTTGCTCTAAACTTTATTTGTTTGACTCTGATTTTTAAATTCATTACTATCATATTATTACCTTCTTTTTTGGAGGTTATTCCTTCATTTTTTATAGAATATAGTCTCTTTAATACAAAAAATAATAGCAACCTTAAAGATTTTGTCAAATAGAAACAGCTAAATTCAAATGTGTTTCTTGTCTTAAGACGCTATAATTGAACAAACTTTTTGAGGTCTAGCGCGGTCGTAATGGAATGTCAATGTATTATATTTTCGATAGTCGCTTGAATTGTACTGCTTTGACTAAATTGTCAAATTCTGTATTATATCAATATGATTACAGTGGCAATTATTATAACAAGTGATACAAGAAGCACGGGAATAAAAAGGGAAGAAACGGTTCCTATATTAAGCAAGTTTTTTGCAAGTCAGGGTTGGGAGCTTGTAGATGCTTGTGTAATTCCTGACGAATATGAAAAAATCAAGGATAAGATAGTTTATTATGCAGATCAGCTGGGGGTAGATTTAATTTTAACGAGTGGAGGAACTGGTTTTTCAAAAAGAGATGTTACTCCAGAGGCGACTAGAGCTGTTATCGAAAAAGAGACTCCAGGATTTTCAGAAATAATTAGATTGGAATCTTTCAAACCAACAAAAAAAGCTATTTTATCAAGAGCTATAGCAGGAATTCGGGGCACTACCCTCATAATAAATCTTCCGGGGAATCCACAGGGTGCAATAGATTCATTAAATATCATTAAAGAAGCTATCCCCCATGGTATAGATATTATCAAAGGAAAAGGCGAACCACATACTAAACACGAATAAGTATGTTGATAGCAAAAAGAGGCAACAATATGAGCTATAGTCCCATTTGTTTTAATTCAAAAGGATGTCATAAAGAGTATGAATGTAGCGTAAAAAATTTGATTAGATATAGATATCTCTTTTAGATTTAAGAATCTTTGCAAGAAATGCTGCGCCAATTGCGCCTGCATCATTTTTTAGCACAGAGCGCACGATTTTAATGTCTTTAAGAGATGATGGCATGGCATAATTTTTTGTCTCCCTTATTGTGTTTCTCAAAATGAGTCCGGACTCAACTACTCCGCCTCCAAATATGATTATTTCCGGGTTTAATATGTTTATGATATTTCCGCATATTTTTCCTAGATAATGTGAAGCTTGGTCATAAGCTTGAAGAGCCAGCTTATCCCCACGTTTTGCAAATTGCGCTATCTTTTTTGCTGTAATTTTGCAGTCTATCATTTCTGTTTTTTTTCCTTTTGTTATCTCGCTAGTTACGTACCGCTCAATTCCTTTTCCTGAAGCAACTGTTTCCAGGCAGCCTCTTTTCCCGCAGTTACATAGAAGACCATTTTCTTGAACAGTTAAGTGGCCTATTTCGCCTGCAAGTCCTTTTTTCCCGGTATAAATTCTACCGGCAATTAGAATTGCACCTCCGATACCAGTGCCCACAGAAACAAAGACTACATTTTGCTTATTTTGTGCTGCTCCTATACAAGCTTCTCCTAAAAGTGCAGTGTTGACGTCGTTTTCAAGAAAGGCGGGGACACTTATTTTTTTTGAAAGGTGCTCGATAATAGGAAAATCTTTTATTTTTCCAATATTTGGAAGGAAGGTAATTTGCCCCGATGTGTGATTAACCATTCCTGCCAGCCCAATACCTATTGCAGAAGGAAGAATTGAAGTCTTTTGCTCTATTTTTGTTACACCTGTAAGGATTTTTCGAACAATGTCATCTCCTGAAGCTATTTTTCCTGTTAAGATTCTCCTTTTATAAAATATTTCATTATTCTTTAGTAGGACAAAATTGATTTTAGTCCCGCCAAAATCAATACCAAGAAAAGATTTTGTTTTCATACTGTTAGTGTATTGAGTATTAGTGAATAGTCAATAATTTATAGTTACCAATATGATACTTTATTTGATAAAACTTTAATTCAAATTTATTTAGATTGCGAAAAACGTTTTTTAGTAAAATGTCTTATAAGTAGCGGTACCTTTGAGATTACTCTATTTGGCGTTTAAAGCATGATCAGGCAATTTTGCTTTTGCATTACTGTGTCATATTTTCAATTGCTCTTCTTTGCCTGTTCAGAGAGGTGTGCATATATAGAGGTAGTTTTTGGATTCTTATGGCCCAATAACTTTTGCATCGTTAAAATATCCGCTTTGTTTTGCATGAGAAGGACCGCAAATGTATGTCTAAGCGTATGTGGTGAAGTTTTTTTATCTATTCCTGCATTTTTGGCTCTTCTCTTGATAATGGCATATATCTCTATCTTGCTTAATCGTGTGCCTCTGTTTGATATAAACAGTGCATTACTATGTGTATGCACTTCTCTCCACTGCATATATGACTGTAGCGTGTTTTTCAGCGCTTTGTCTATTGGAATCTCTCGCTTGTTTTTACCTTTTTCTGCTATGTTCATTCTGCCAGATTTGAGGTTTACATCGTTTATATCCAGATTATAAAGCTCAGATGGTTTTATTCCTGTAAAAAGAAGCATGTCGATAATAGCTTTATCTCTAATTTTTTTGCAAGCATTTCTTAGTTTCATAACCTCATTGTTAGAAAGGTAGACAGGAACTTTTTTTGGTTGTTGTAGGGAAGAAGGAATGTCAAAATTTATGTTGTGTTCTTTTGTAATCCATTTACCAAAGGCTTTTAAAACATATACAATTTGTGCTTTTGAATTTTTGTTCCACCGCTCTTTCTCTATAAACTTATAAACAGAATCTTTGTTAGGAATATTAAAATCTTTCAAGAATTCTCGAAGTATCCATTCTCTATTTTGTATCGTGTGGTATGAATAACCTTTCTTGGAAATATGAGAAAGGTAACCCCTAATAAAGCTCTCTTTATTTTTTATGAATTTTTTTGAATCTAATTTCATTTCTTTTTTATCCATATCAGATACCTATTATTTATAATACGCAATTTGAGTAAATTTTAAAAAAGAATTGACTTATGCAAAATTATGGTTATAATTGTTACTATATTTATGCATAGGAGGCGAAATGTTAAAAGCGATCAATGCAACAGAGGGAAAAAAGAAATTTCTCGAGCTTCTGGATAGTTGTAAAGAACAACCCTTTCTCATTATACGAAAAGGGAAACCAACTGCAGTCTTGATGGATAGCGGGCTGTACGAATCAATTATGGAAACGATTAAATTTTATGCATATCCTGAAATTGCTAAAGAAATTAAAGAATGGAAGAAAAGATAAATCTTCTAACCGAGAACTCAATAATTACCTTTAAAAATGACGGAATTATACTTTCTTCCTACGGAAAGGAGCTATCTTATTTTAAATATGCGGATATCCAAACGCCATATTTTTCACTAATTATCCTCGCAGGGAGAGAGAGAAATTTAAAGAGAGTAAAAAAAATTATCACAACCTATTCTGCACTTTCCGTGATTAGAGAGGTAATTATTGTTGGAAATAAAAGTCAGTCAACTGATGTAATTGCAGAGCTGTCAAATGTAAAATTTACAAAAAATGAAAAACCAAATGACCCTATTTCTGTGTCAGTAAAAAAAGGAATTTGCCTCTTAAGTAATCATTCTGAATTTAACGTTATTGTCTTTGCAAATAGAAAAATTCTATCTGAAAAAAAAATGAATAAATTTATGCACATAGTGCATTCACAAAATATAGGTGTTGCAGTACTAGTTGAAAAAGGAAAAAGAACGCATCCTATTATCTTTAGTACAAAGGCACTTCAAAAGATAAGGAAAGTACGAAAAGAACAGGGTATACGATATTTCATAAAAAAATTTTCTAGGGAGGTAGCGTTATGAAAAAATTGGCAATGATTATGATGGCAATATTATTTATCTTTACAGCAGGATGTAAAACTTCGGTCGAAACACTTAATATTGCGGTGGAATTAAACGACCATGCTGCATCTGCATATATTGCAAAGGATAGGGACGATTTTAACAAGTATGGTATTGAGGTAGATTTATTTGAACAGTATGATACAGGGATGGCTCTTGCTGCGGCTCTTGCTAGAGGAGATATCAATGTCGGATATATTTGCGTTATTCCCGCTATTATTTCATACTCGCGTGGAGTTCCAATAAAAATTGTTTCTCTTACACACCAATACGGCTATGAACTTGTATCAAAGCAAGGAATAAAGAGCGTACAAGAGCTCGATGGAAAAAAAGTTGCATGCCCTAAAGAAGGAAGCAGTGCAAACTTTGTTATGAAACTTGTGGAAGAACAATATGATATAAAATTTAATGTACTGGGGACAAAGCCTCTTGTTGCAATGTCTGCTTTGAGTAATGGTTCTGTAGATGCTGTGTTTATTCCCGAGCATTATGCTTCAATACTTGTTTCACAAGGATTCAAAATACTTCTTCGCGCTCAAGATGTTTTTCCTGAGATGCCCGGAAGTTGTATTGTTGTAAAAAATGATATCATCGAAACAAAACCTGTAGTTGTAAAAGAACTTGTAAAATTGAATATCGCAGAAACAAACTTTATCAATAAAAATCAGAACGAAGCAGCAAAGATTCTTTCTGGATACCTCAATACTGATGAGATTATTATTGAAAACTCTATGAAGAATATTGCTTATACAAATAGTTTAAATGTAGCAAATATTCAGTTTGTGATAGACAAACTTGCTGACTGGGGTTATATTGACAAACGATTTAACGCAGAGGATGCTATATGGGCAGGAAATTAAATAGTTTACTGCCCATTGCTCTTTTTTTGCTTATATGGGAGCTTGTAGGAAGGCTTCCGGCTGTTCCTACATACCTTTTTCCGCCGTTTAGTAGTGTTATTGTTAAACTCTTCACGGTCAAAGGTTTATTGCTTGAAAATATCTTTTTTACTCTATTCCGGGTTGCACTAGGGTTTGTTATTGGCACAGTAAGTGGTATTACAATTGGCTTATTTGCCGGCATTAACGAAAAGGTAAATCAATTTATGACTCCGATTGTTTCGATTATATACCCTATCCCATCTATTGGTTGGATACCCGTGCTTATGATATGGTTTGGCATATCAAACAGTGTGCCAATTATTGCTATTTTTATTTGTTCCTTTTTTCCTATCTTTCTTAACACAGTAAGAGGCGTAAAGGATATTGATCAAAGTATAATTTATGCGGCAAAAACAATGGGAACTTCAAAAACTTGTCTTATAAGAAAAATTATTCTACCGCTTGCTCTGCCGAATATTTTTACAGGATTAAAGCTTGAAAGTGGAATGGCTATAAGAACGGGAGTTGTTGCGGAAATGCTAGCAATACCGTCTGGTTTAGGATATCTCCTGATGAAAGGAGAATCTTTAATTGATACACAACTTATATTTGTTGTTCTTATTGCAATGGGTATTATCTCTTTTGTTACCGATTATATAATACGAAAGGTAGAGGTAAAACTTCTCACATGGAAGGCTTAAAGATAAAGTCAGTTTCAGTAGGTATTCTTAAAAATATTTCATTTATTCTTGAAAAGGGCAAAGTCGGCGTTTTACTTGGGTCCAATGGTGCTGGCAAAACTACGCTTCTCAATGCAATAAGTGGTATAATACCCGTGAAAAATGGACATATCTACCTCAACGGCAAGGAAATTACACCTGTACCAATCGAAGAAAGAGATATAAGCTATATATTTCAAAATCTGGCATTGTTTCCACATCTTACAGTCTACGAAAATATTGCGTTTCCTCTACACATTAAGAAGGAAGAAAATATCGACAAGAAGGTGTTAAAGATTTTAAAAAAAGTAGATATTCTTGCGCTCAAAGATAGATATCCATTAAGACTCAGCGGGGGTGAAAAACAAAAGGTGGCAATTGCTAGGGCCCTTGTAACAAATCCTGAATTACTTTTATTAGATGAACCATTTGCAAGTCTTGATTTTGAAATGAGAAAATTTATAAGAGCTGAATTTTTAAAAGTAATCAAGGA
This region of Caldisericota bacterium genomic DNA includes:
- a CDS encoding biotin--[acetyl-CoA-carboxylase] ligase; the protein is MFKTVIYLKKVGSTMTAAKQLLSILEPPFIVLAESQTSGHGQRSRKWLSPEGGLWFTEVFYTERILGLSLFMSIPILRVLKKYDPEIKVKWPNDLYLNNKKIAGILTKTSRNIAFVGIGINAENDIPAEAKKYAISLKELENINKTKIFEGIKEEEEKLLPVFNKNGFATFRNEYEDHLIFMNKNITVKSESVTYGKVLGVTDLGELILETASGTKKNCSRDCVKFLSFRIIFT
- a CDS encoding MogA/MoaB family molybdenum cofactor biosynthesis protein, with amino-acid sequence MITVAIIITSDTRSTGIKREETVPILSKFFASQGWELVDACVIPDEYEKIKDKIVYYADQLGVDLILTSGGTGFSKRDVTPEATRAVIEKETPGFSEIIRLESFKPTKKAILSRAIAGIRGTTLIINLPGNPQGAIDSLNIIKEAIPHGIDIIKGKGEPHTKHE
- a CDS encoding ROK family protein, with protein sequence MKTKSFLGIDFGGTKINFVLLKNNEIFYKRRILTGKIASGDDIVRKILTGVTKIEQKTSILPSAIGIGLAGMVNHTSGQITFLPNIGKIKDFPIIEHLSKKISVPAFLENDVNTALLGEACIGAAQNKQNVVFVSVGTGIGGAILIAGRIYTGKKGLAGEIGHLTVQENGLLCNCGKRGCLETVASGKGIERYVTSEITKGKKTEMIDCKITAKKIAQFAKRGDKLALQAYDQASHYLGKICGNIINILNPEIIIFGGGVVESGLILRNTIRETKNYAMPSSLKDIKIVRSVLKNDAGAIGAAFLAKILKSKRDIYI
- a CDS encoding tyrosine-type recombinase/integrase, yielding MDKKEMKLDSKKFIKNKESFIRGYLSHISKKGYSYHTIQNREWILREFLKDFNIPNKDSVYKFIEKERWNKNSKAQIVYVLKAFGKWITKEHNINFDIPSSLQQPKKVPVYLSNNEVMKLRNACKKIRDKAIIDMLLFTGIKPSELYNLDINDVNLKSGRMNIAEKGKNKREIPIDKALKNTLQSYMQWREVHTHSNALFISNRGTRLSKIEIYAIIKRRAKNAGIDKKTSPHTLRHTFAVLLMQNKADILTMQKLLGHKNPKTTSIYAHLSEQAKKSN
- a CDS encoding type II toxin-antitoxin system Phd/YefM family antitoxin encodes the protein MLKAINATEGKKKFLELLDSCKEQPFLIIRKGKPTAVLMDSGLYESIMETIKFYAYPEIAKEIKEWKKR
- a CDS encoding NTP transferase domain-containing protein; this translates as MEEKINLLTENSIITFKNDGIILSSYGKELSYFKYADIQTPYFSLIILAGRERNLKRVKKIITTYSALSVIREVIIVGNKSQSTDVIAELSNVKFTKNEKPNDPISVSVKKGICLLSNHSEFNVIVFANRKILSEKKMNKFMHIVHSQNIGVAVLVEKGKRTHPIIFSTKALQKIRKVRKEQGIRYFIKKFSREVAL
- a CDS encoding ABC transporter substrate-binding protein, whose translation is MKKLAMIMMAILFIFTAGCKTSVETLNIAVELNDHAASAYIAKDRDDFNKYGIEVDLFEQYDTGMALAAALARGDINVGYICVIPAIISYSRGVPIKIVSLTHQYGYELVSKQGIKSVQELDGKKVACPKEGSSANFVMKLVEEQYDIKFNVLGTKPLVAMSALSNGSVDAVFIPEHYASILVSQGFKILLRAQDVFPEMPGSCIVVKNDIIETKPVVVKELVKLNIAETNFINKNQNEAAKILSGYLNTDEIIIENSMKNIAYTNSLNVANIQFVIDKLADWGYIDKRFNAEDAIWAGN
- a CDS encoding ABC transporter permease; translated protein: MGRKLNSLLPIALFLLIWELVGRLPAVPTYLFPPFSSVIVKLFTVKGLLLENIFFTLFRVALGFVIGTVSGITIGLFAGINEKVNQFMTPIVSIIYPIPSIGWIPVLMIWFGISNSVPIIAIFICSFFPIFLNTVRGVKDIDQSIIYAAKTMGTSKTCLIRKIILPLALPNIFTGLKLESGMAIRTGVVAEMLAIPSGLGYLLMKGESLIDTQLIFVVLIAMGIISFVTDYIIRKVEVKLLTWKA
- a CDS encoding ABC transporter ATP-binding protein, whose translation is MEGLKIKSVSVGILKNISFILEKGKVGVLLGSNGAGKTTLLNAISGIIPVKNGHIYLNGKEITPVPIEERDISYIFQNLALFPHLTVYENIAFPLHIKKEENIDKKVLKILKKVDILALKDRYPLRLSGGEKQKVAIARALVTNPELLLLDEPFASLDFEMRKFIRAEFLKVIKEFSLTTLIVTHDPYEAEELGNNIIKIRQGKLVHTGNDVNRIKVRSLKKVTKDIALAEFDNFSLIVPFSSEKSDDYYVEFLEEDLYISSLKPPIPTLNTLRGKIISHKESAERVHVKIDINETIIKGNIPWYMWHEIDKDDVYVIIKYRGTKLKGVNNGGL